In Maridesulfovibrio sp., the following proteins share a genomic window:
- a CDS encoding EAL domain-containing protein, translated as MNSILDFSIKELIEQDCLTTVLQPLISMNRKGLLGFEALTRAVHPRTGDTIPPITLFSMCEDFETLTLLDRACRRKAFETFAPISKKDRSLLLSVNIDAAIINEETFGYGITGKMAKKCNIPASNIILEIIESKAGNDRALSSFVEKSRGYGFLIALDDVGTGHSNLDRIPSLEPDIIKIDRSLLTGINEYFYNKEVTRSLINLAERTGSLPLAEGIETVDEALTLLSMGIDVFQGYFFGRPMPAAIAAKPDITPIKYLGSRFKTHVLEKINRQKIMEKSYKKMAVKLCEVLKDGTPNTADSALSAFITENTAIECAYILDTNGMQISETICNPYKLKESRRLIYQPAPQGADHSLKEYYLTIKSGNSWHTTAPYISLASGNSCVTVSTQMDDTPLSPILCIDISTR; from the coding sequence ATGAATAGTATTTTAGATTTCTCCATAAAAGAACTGATTGAGCAAGATTGTCTCACTACGGTATTGCAGCCGCTCATTTCAATGAACCGTAAAGGCTTACTTGGCTTCGAGGCCCTGACCAGAGCTGTTCACCCCCGCACCGGTGATACCATTCCTCCGATTACACTTTTCAGCATGTGTGAGGATTTTGAGACCTTAACCCTGCTTGACCGGGCCTGTCGTAGAAAAGCCTTTGAAACATTCGCCCCAATCTCAAAAAAGGACCGCTCCCTGCTTTTGTCGGTGAATATTGATGCGGCGATCATCAATGAAGAGACATTCGGCTACGGCATAACCGGTAAGATGGCAAAAAAATGTAATATTCCTGCAAGCAATATCATCCTTGAAATCATCGAATCCAAAGCAGGAAATGACAGGGCACTTAGTTCTTTTGTTGAAAAATCCCGCGGCTACGGATTTCTTATCGCCCTTGATGATGTCGGAACCGGACACTCCAATCTCGACCGCATTCCATCTCTTGAGCCGGACATTATCAAGATAGACCGCTCTCTGCTCACTGGTATAAATGAGTATTTTTACAACAAAGAAGTTACCCGGTCACTGATCAACCTGGCCGAGCGCACCGGCAGTCTTCCGCTGGCCGAGGGAATTGAAACCGTTGATGAAGCGCTGACTCTGCTCAGTATGGGGATTGATGTTTTTCAGGGCTATTTTTTTGGACGTCCCATGCCTGCGGCAATAGCTGCCAAACCTGATATTACTCCGATTAAATATCTCGGTTCCCGCTTCAAAACGCACGTTCTTGAGAAGATCAACCGCCAGAAAATAATGGAAAAAAGCTACAAAAAAATGGCTGTAAAGCTTTGTGAAGTACTCAAAGACGGCACACCCAACACAGCTGACTCCGCACTTTCCGCCTTCATTACCGAGAACACGGCCATAGAATGTGCATATATTCTTGATACCAACGGTATGCAGATCTCCGAAACAATCTGTAATCCGTATAAATTAAAAGAAAGCCGTCGGCTCATCTACCAGCCGGCTCCACAAGGCGCAGACCACTCCCTGAAAGAATACTACCTGACCATCAAATCAGGGAACAGCTGGCATACCACAGCTCCATACATTTCGCTGGCGTCCGGCAACAGCTGTGTTACTGTTTCTACCCAAATGGACGACACACCTCTGTCCCCTATCCTGTGTATTGATATCAGCACCCGGTAA
- the rarD gene encoding EamA family transporter RarD, whose product MNKDTQDGLVYAAASFIMWGLLPIYWKSLEAVPALELLCNRIVWSLFFVAALLSYKKRWAEVKTALADKKGKILLTLSSCLIGLNWFIYIWAVNHGHVVDTSMGYYMTPLMNTLLGFIFMKEKLNRLQFIAIMFAACGVAYSIVDYGHIPYIALTLAVSFAFYGLVRKIMKVESLPGLFVETAILTPISAAYLIWLAFSGEISIYKISILENILLFGAGAATSLPLIFFAHGARRLRLVTLGMMQYISPSLALMLGVFVYKEPFSPSRLVIFGLIWMGIAVYVADGMSKNFKIKSKISNSLK is encoded by the coding sequence ATGAATAAAGACACCCAGGACGGACTTGTATATGCCGCAGCCTCCTTCATCATGTGGGGGCTCCTGCCAATCTACTGGAAATCACTTGAAGCAGTTCCAGCTCTGGAACTTCTGTGTAATAGAATTGTCTGGTCGCTCTTTTTTGTTGCAGCTTTGCTTTCCTACAAAAAACGCTGGGCAGAAGTAAAAACCGCCCTTGCTGACAAAAAAGGTAAAATACTGCTGACCCTGAGCAGCTGCCTTATCGGGCTGAACTGGTTTATTTACATATGGGCAGTTAATCACGGCCATGTAGTGGATACCAGCATGGGCTATTACATGACTCCGCTGATGAACACCCTTCTCGGCTTCATATTCATGAAAGAAAAATTGAATAGACTGCAGTTCATCGCAATCATGTTTGCGGCTTGCGGAGTAGCATATTCAATAGTTGATTACGGCCACATTCCGTATATAGCCCTTACTCTGGCTGTATCTTTCGCTTTTTACGGCCTAGTTCGGAAAATAATGAAAGTCGAGTCATTACCGGGACTTTTCGTGGAAACAGCCATACTGACTCCCATATCTGCTGCATACCTTATCTGGCTGGCTTTTTCAGGTGAAATCAGTATATACAAGATAAGCATCTTGGAAAATATCCTGCTATTTGGAGCAGGTGCAGCGACATCTCTCCCGCTCATATTTTTTGCACACGGCGCACGCAGGCTTCGGCTTGTAACACTGGGTATGATGCAATACATATCCCCCTCGCTGGCGCTAATGCTCGGAGTATTTGTTTATAAAGAACCTTTCAGCCCTTCCAGACTGGTCATTTTCGGGCTTATTTGGATGGGGATAGCGGTATATGTTGCTGATGGCATGAGCAAAAATTTCAAGATCAAGTCTAAGATCAGCAATTCATTGAAATAG
- a CDS encoding diguanylate cyclase — protein MILSAKTNFFISNWVPLKLIIPLILILSTSIYLCVKLDTMSIRDQERIFNEQQALQAKLTATALEDKLDGIVSSTTTLADYSLVDFIEGRRSAKSIKRLFKIQQNDFDPLMILSFYTAQKIELLTSEINSPKLIRAHQVAKGWTEKYFSAVSGMRSGFLTTVPVIDEQLRLAGIMLPILVEDKFAGLLTIVIDLDKITEKYMMPLQLGRYGSGYIVDGSGTVLFDQESEIIGKNVFELHKEYQDVIKIDSRMLHEPNGAGEYSFTVKRNKFVERKLVAWATARLGEMKLIVAISAPETDATSFMSSAKAIRATMLGFILILIFAIIFFFYYYNSQQLLISQNKELRSKDNLFEAIAGNVPGIIYKCEISQPYTMHYISSKIVRVTGYHTEDFLKSGKSLYYELVHPEDRTALKNEISKATGDNCSFEYEYRIIHSDGTERWMYEKGTKLPEENSMVGFILDITDRKYREEALRCAEENYRTLFTTAPLGIFQTTPQGKFIHANKRMASFYGYDSVQNFLDGITNISQDCYACSTERDRLITILEKFGHTDNFEAVHKRKDGTTFWASESIMARKDEEGKIVRIDGFLLDISGRKQHEEIMRRLAMFDSLTGLPNRVLFDDRMKQALSHAKRNRMKVAILYADLDNFKQVNDELGHMAGDIVLKEVAGRFSDCLRTSDTLSRIGGDEFIFILQDVGTRSEIEVVANRIIESMRPPFYVGEKIYRMGVSIGISIYPEDSEIKEHLIRIADEAMYKAKNRGKNKFSF, from the coding sequence TTGATTCTATCTGCTAAAACCAATTTCTTTATCAGTAATTGGGTCCCTCTCAAACTGATTATTCCCTTAATTCTAATTTTAAGCACTTCCATCTACCTTTGCGTTAAACTGGACACCATGTCCATTCGCGATCAGGAACGTATATTCAACGAACAGCAGGCCCTTCAGGCCAAACTTACCGCGACAGCACTTGAAGACAAGCTCGACGGTATTGTGAGTTCAACGACGACCCTTGCCGACTATTCTTTAGTCGATTTTATAGAAGGCAGGCGCTCAGCCAAATCAATCAAAAGGCTATTTAAAATCCAACAAAATGACTTTGACCCGCTCATGATCTTGAGCTTTTATACTGCCCAAAAAATCGAACTGCTTACTTCCGAGATAAACTCCCCTAAGCTTATCCGTGCCCACCAAGTGGCTAAGGGCTGGACTGAAAAATACTTCTCTGCGGTTTCTGGCATGCGCTCGGGATTCTTAACAACAGTACCAGTGATTGATGAACAACTGCGCTTGGCCGGAATCATGCTCCCGATTCTGGTTGAAGACAAATTCGCGGGACTGCTGACCATAGTCATCGATCTGGACAAAATAACCGAAAAATACATGATGCCCCTTCAGTTAGGGAGATACGGGTCAGGCTATATCGTCGACGGATCTGGGACAGTATTATTCGACCAAGAATCTGAAATAATAGGAAAGAACGTATTCGAACTCCACAAAGAATACCAGGACGTGATAAAAATTGATTCACGCATGCTGCATGAACCGAATGGAGCCGGGGAATATTCCTTCACAGTCAAACGGAACAAGTTTGTGGAGCGCAAACTTGTTGCATGGGCAACAGCAAGACTGGGGGAAATGAAACTGATTGTCGCCATTTCCGCTCCTGAAACAGATGCCACAAGCTTTATGTCCTCCGCCAAGGCAATACGTGCAACGATGCTTGGTTTCATACTGATCCTTATCTTCGCCATTATTTTCTTTTTTTACTACTACAATTCGCAACAACTGCTTATTAGCCAGAACAAGGAGTTACGCAGCAAGGATAATTTATTTGAAGCTATAGCCGGAAATGTACCGGGCATAATTTACAAATGTGAAATAAGCCAACCTTATACAATGCATTACATCAGCTCCAAGATTGTTCGGGTCACCGGCTACCATACTGAAGACTTCCTCAAAAGCGGAAAAAGCCTGTATTATGAGCTTGTACATCCCGAAGACCGTACTGCGCTCAAAAATGAAATAAGCAAAGCTACTGGCGACAACTGCTCATTTGAATATGAATATCGAATCATCCACAGTGACGGCACGGAACGTTGGATGTATGAAAAAGGCACAAAACTTCCTGAAGAAAACAGTATGGTTGGATTCATTCTCGATATTACTGATCGCAAATACAGAGAAGAAGCTTTAAGGTGTGCGGAAGAAAACTACAGGACGCTGTTTACAACCGCACCGCTCGGCATTTTCCAGACAACACCACAAGGAAAATTCATCCATGCAAATAAGAGGATGGCTTCTTTTTACGGATATGATTCAGTCCAGAATTTTTTAGATGGGATTACAAATATTTCACAAGACTGCTATGCCTGTTCCACCGAGCGGGACCGTCTCATTACTATCCTGGAAAAATTCGGCCATACAGATAACTTCGAAGCTGTGCATAAGCGCAAAGACGGTACAACCTTCTGGGCCAGTGAATCCATTATGGCAAGAAAAGATGAAGAAGGTAAAATCGTGCGCATCGACGGGTTCCTCCTTGATATTTCAGGACGAAAACAACATGAGGAGATCATGCGCCGTCTGGCCATGTTTGATAGCCTGACAGGACTTCCCAACAGAGTACTGTTTGACGACCGTATGAAACAGGCACTCTCACACGCAAAACGAAACAGAATGAAAGTGGCTATCCTCTACGCTGATCTTGATAATTTTAAACAGGTCAATGACGAGTTGGGCCATATGGCCGGGGATATAGTACTTAAAGAAGTGGCAGGAAGATTTAGTGATTGTCTTAGAACAAGCGACACCCTTTCGCGCATCGGCGGAGATGAATTCATTTTTATCCTGCAGGATGTAGGGACCCGTAGTGAAATAGAAGTGGTAGCCAATCGTATCATCGAATCCATGCGACCTCCCTTCTATGTTGGAGAAAAAATTTACCGAATGGGTGTCAGCATAGGGATAAGTATATATCCTGAGGACAGCGAGATCAAAGAACACCTGATCCGAATTGCCGACGAAGCTATGTATAAAGCTAAGAATAGAGGTAAAAATAAATTTTCATTTTAA
- the aspA gene encoding aspartate ammonia-lyase — translation MNIRIEHDCIGQKEVPEDALYGAQTMRASENFRITGIPISHYPHIIYSMAQIKKAAALTNNELGNLDDEKTKAIVFACDELLADKYHDQFVVDIIQGGAGTSTNMNANEVIANIGLEYLGFKRGEYDNLHPNIHVNMAQSTNDVYPTCLRLTLIAKMDQLIEDMEYLQESFAAKGKEFSHILKMGRTQLQDAVPMTLGQEFTSYAVTVGEDIERVREAKALICEINMGGTAIGTGLNAPPKYAQLVTKKLKEISGFDLELAPDLVEATQDTGAYVQLSGVLKRVAVKISKICNDLRLLSSGPRCGFNEINLPRMAPGSSIMPGKVNPIIPEVVNQIAFTVIGSDVTVSMAAEAGQLELNVMEPVISASLLNSLTIMRRGFRTLADRCISGITANEDVCRGYVENSIGLVTALNPYIGYEKSTEVANEALTSNRSVYEIVIEKGYMSQEDLDKALSPEAMVNTHPLSLVETEN, via the coding sequence ATGAACATTCGCATTGAACACGATTGCATAGGACAGAAGGAAGTTCCCGAGGACGCTCTATACGGCGCTCAAACCATGCGCGCATCAGAAAACTTTCGCATTACAGGAATACCCATTTCACACTATCCTCATATTATTTATTCAATGGCCCAAATCAAGAAGGCAGCCGCGCTGACCAACAATGAACTCGGCAATCTTGATGATGAAAAAACAAAAGCCATTGTCTTTGCCTGTGACGAACTGCTGGCAGATAAATATCATGACCAGTTTGTGGTCGATATAATCCAGGGTGGAGCAGGCACATCCACTAATATGAATGCCAACGAAGTCATAGCCAACATCGGGCTTGAGTATTTAGGCTTCAAACGCGGAGAATACGATAATCTGCACCCGAACATTCACGTAAACATGGCCCAATCCACAAACGACGTGTATCCAACCTGCCTCAGACTGACATTGATAGCCAAGATGGATCAACTTATTGAGGACATGGAATACTTACAGGAAAGCTTCGCTGCCAAGGGTAAGGAATTTTCACACATTCTAAAAATGGGCCGGACCCAGCTTCAGGATGCAGTGCCCATGACTTTAGGTCAGGAATTCACATCCTACGCAGTTACGGTCGGTGAAGATATCGAACGCGTTCGTGAAGCTAAGGCCCTTATCTGCGAGATCAACATGGGCGGAACAGCTATCGGCACTGGTCTAAACGCACCGCCCAAGTATGCTCAGCTGGTTACCAAAAAACTGAAAGAGATCAGTGGATTCGATCTTGAACTGGCACCTGACCTCGTTGAAGCAACTCAGGACACAGGAGCATACGTGCAGCTTTCGGGCGTGCTAAAGCGCGTAGCTGTTAAAATTTCAAAGATCTGCAACGACCTGCGTCTGCTTTCTTCCGGACCGCGCTGTGGATTTAACGAAATCAACCTTCCGCGCATGGCACCCGGTTCCTCCATTATGCCCGGCAAGGTCAACCCGATTATCCCGGAAGTGGTCAACCAGATAGCTTTCACTGTCATAGGCAGCGATGTAACCGTAAGCATGGCGGCAGAAGCCGGACAGTTGGAATTGAACGTGATGGAACCTGTTATTTCAGCCAGCCTGCTCAATTCCCTGACCATTATGCGCCGGGGTTTCCGCACGCTAGCCGACCGCTGCATCTCGGGTATAACTGCTAACGAAGATGTCTGCCGGGGTTATGTGGAAAACAGCATCGGGCTGGTTACAGCTCTCAACCCCTACATCGGCTACGAAAAGTCAACCGAAGTAGCCAATGAAGCGCTCACCTCCAACCGGTCAGTATACGAAATCGTCATTGAAAAGGGATATATGTCACAGGAGGATCTGGACAAAGCACTTTCCCCCGAAGCCATGGTTAACACCCATCCGCTGAGTCTCGTCGAAACAGAAAATTAA
- a CDS encoding RNA-binding protein, whose amino-acid sequence MSKNIYVGNLPWSATEDEVRAAFEAFGEVVSVKLIEDRETGRPRGFGFVEMEDAGAMDAIDTLDGKDFGGRNLKVNEAKPRAPRPRW is encoded by the coding sequence ATGTCCAAGAACATCTATGTCGGTAACCTGCCCTGGTCTGCAACTGAAGACGAAGTCCGCGCTGCTTTCGAAGCTTTCGGTGAAGTTGTATCTGTTAAACTCATCGAAGACAGAGAAACCGGTCGTCCCCGTGGTTTCGGTTTTGTTGAAATGGAAGACGCTGGCGCAATGGATGCTATCGACACTCTGGATGGTAAAGACTTCGGCGGTCGTAACCTCAAGGTTAACGAAGCGAAGCCTCGCGCACCGCGCCCCCGCTGGTAG
- a CDS encoding DEAD/DEAH box helicase: MSFKQFSFDRRIMAGIDACGYEMPTPIQDRAIPEVLKGRDVMGLAQTGTGKTAAFALPIMQRLLDNKFSGEGPVRVLVLAPTRELALQIHENFMELGVESGIRSAAVFGGVGAMPQVQAVRRSSVVVACPGRLLDLMNQGVIKLDTVETLVLDEADRMLDMGFLPDIRRIVSRLPKRRQNLLFSATMPDDIRDLADKMLYRPATVQVANTAPANTVKHAFYPVSQHLKNSLLFKVLAETDYDSLLVFTRTKHKAKNLARRLVARGHKATFLQGNMSQNQRQRSLDGFRDGTFRVLVATDIAARGIDCDRISHVLNLDVPDTAETYTHRIGRTGRAGRSGSALSFVTRDDLRLMREIEKAVGYSIELRTMEGFDYEKPDTHTDQSNGEGRRVAGGRKPAGSRKPVGGRKSAGERRSTDGRKSGGDIKYTEETQISGDRKPSRGRKSADGRRSGEERRSEGRNKPGSGRRQSGASAKHSDEKRDSRPVAKRKSAESKGSQDEGAKRKTARPPRRKRRPSRFSKV; this comes from the coding sequence GTGAGTTTTAAACAATTTTCTTTTGACCGGCGCATCATGGCCGGAATCGATGCTTGCGGCTATGAAATGCCGACCCCCATTCAGGATAGAGCCATTCCTGAAGTTCTCAAAGGCCGCGATGTCATGGGCCTTGCCCAGACAGGAACAGGCAAAACCGCCGCCTTTGCTTTACCTATAATGCAGCGTCTGCTGGATAATAAATTTTCCGGAGAAGGTCCGGTGCGGGTGTTGGTGCTGGCACCAACCCGTGAACTTGCCTTGCAGATTCATGAAAACTTTATGGAACTTGGCGTCGAATCAGGAATACGCAGTGCCGCTGTTTTTGGCGGTGTCGGAGCTATGCCTCAGGTTCAGGCCGTACGGCGTTCTTCTGTCGTCGTCGCCTGCCCCGGACGTCTGTTGGACCTTATGAATCAAGGGGTTATTAAGCTGGATACGGTGGAGACCTTAGTCCTTGATGAGGCCGACCGTATGCTGGATATGGGGTTTCTGCCTGATATTCGCAGGATTGTGTCCCGCCTGCCCAAGCGCCGCCAGAACCTGCTTTTTTCCGCAACCATGCCTGATGATATCCGCGACCTTGCGGACAAAATGCTGTACCGTCCGGCAACAGTGCAGGTTGCGAATACCGCCCCGGCCAACACAGTGAAACATGCGTTTTACCCTGTCAGCCAGCATCTGAAGAACAGTCTTCTTTTTAAGGTGCTTGCGGAAACAGACTACGACAGTCTTTTGGTCTTCACCCGGACCAAGCATAAGGCCAAGAATCTTGCCCGCCGACTTGTCGCAAGGGGCCATAAGGCAACATTTTTACAGGGAAATATGAGCCAGAACCAGCGTCAGCGTTCCCTTGACGGATTCCGGGACGGAACATTCAGGGTCTTGGTGGCGACTGATATTGCGGCACGCGGAATTGACTGCGACCGCATCAGTCATGTGCTCAATCTTGATGTTCCCGACACTGCTGAAACATATACCCACCGTATCGGCAGGACCGGACGTGCTGGGCGTAGCGGCAGCGCATTATCTTTTGTCACCCGAGATGACCTGCGACTCATGCGCGAGATTGAAAAGGCCGTGGGATATTCCATAGAGCTCCGCACCATGGAAGGTTTTGATTATGAGAAGCCTGACACCCATACGGACCAGTCAAATGGTGAAGGTCGCAGAGTTGCGGGAGGGCGCAAACCTGCCGGGAGCCGTAAACCGGTTGGGGGACGCAAGTCTGCCGGGGAACGCAGGTCCACCGATGGACGCAAGTCCGGCGGAGATATCAAATATACTGAAGAGACTCAAATATCAGGGGATCGTAAGCCGTCCAGAGGACGCAAATCCGCTGACGGACGCAGATCCGGTGAAGAGCGCAGATCTGAAGGTAGAAATAAGCCAGGCTCCGGACGCAGACAAAGCGGCGCTTCGGCAAAGCATTCGGATGAAAAACGTGATTCACGCCCTGTAGCGAAGCGTAAATCCGCAGAATCTAAAGGCTCCCAGGATGAAGGTGCTAAGCGTAAAACGGCTCGTCCGCCAAGGAGAAAACGCCGTCCTTCACGTTTTTCTAAAGTATAA
- the ahcY gene encoding adenosylhomocysteinase has protein sequence MLKVDPKLDYKVADISLADWGNKEMQLSEREMPGLMAIREKYGEEKPLKGLKVMGSLHMTIQTAMLIETLYALGADIRWASCNIFSTQDHAAAAIAANGTAKVFAWKGESLEEYWWCTEQALTWPDGSGPDLIVDDGGDATLLIHHGVKAEKDASVADEKTDNKEFQCVLDRIKLSLAEAPGKWTAIAKKVRGVSEETTTGVHRLYQMQEAGELLFPAINVNDSVTKSKFDNLYGCRESLADGIKRATDVMIAGKIVVVVGYGDVGKGCAQSMRGFGARVIVTEIDPICALQAAMEGFEVTTMDKAVERGDVFVTCTGNYHVIKGEHIARMKDEAIICNIGHFDNEIEMGYLENSPKAEKIEIKPQVDKWVLESGKSVIVLAEGRLVNLGCATGHPSFVMSNSFTNQALAQIDLAQNDYEPKVMILSKKLDEEVARLHLARLGVELDVLSKEQADYISVDVDGPYKPDHYRY, from the coding sequence ATGCTTAAAGTAGATCCGAAACTTGATTACAAAGTTGCTGATATTTCCCTTGCCGACTGGGGTAACAAGGAAATGCAGCTTTCCGAGCGTGAAATGCCCGGTCTTATGGCTATCCGTGAAAAATATGGTGAAGAGAAGCCCCTTAAGGGCCTCAAAGTCATGGGTTCACTGCACATGACTATCCAGACCGCGATGCTCATTGAGACCCTGTATGCCCTAGGTGCTGATATCCGTTGGGCATCCTGCAATATTTTCTCTACTCAGGACCATGCAGCAGCAGCAATCGCAGCCAACGGAACTGCTAAGGTATTCGCGTGGAAGGGTGAGAGCCTCGAAGAATACTGGTGGTGCACCGAGCAGGCTCTGACCTGGCCTGACGGGTCCGGTCCTGACCTTATTGTTGATGACGGTGGCGACGCTACTCTGCTTATCCACCACGGTGTGAAGGCTGAGAAAGATGCTTCCGTTGCTGATGAAAAGACCGATAATAAGGAATTTCAGTGCGTTCTGGATCGCATTAAACTTTCTCTCGCGGAAGCTCCCGGTAAATGGACAGCTATTGCGAAAAAAGTGCGCGGTGTTTCTGAAGAAACCACTACCGGTGTACACCGTCTGTACCAGATGCAGGAAGCAGGCGAACTGCTTTTTCCCGCTATTAACGTTAACGATTCCGTCACCAAATCCAAATTCGACAACCTTTACGGCTGCCGCGAATCTCTTGCTGACGGCATCAAGCGTGCGACTGATGTTATGATCGCCGGCAAGATCGTGGTTGTTGTGGGTTATGGTGATGTCGGTAAGGGCTGCGCCCAGTCCATGCGCGGTTTCGGTGCACGTGTTATTGTTACCGAGATCGATCCCATCTGCGCATTGCAGGCTGCCATGGAAGGTTTCGAAGTAACCACCATGGATAAGGCTGTTGAGCGCGGTGATGTTTTCGTTACCTGCACCGGTAACTATCATGTGATTAAGGGTGAGCACATTGCCCGTATGAAAGATGAAGCTATCATCTGCAACATCGGTCACTTCGATAATGAAATCGAAATGGGCTACCTTGAAAACAGTCCCAAGGCTGAGAAGATTGAAATCAAGCCTCAGGTTGATAAATGGGTTCTGGAATCCGGCAAATCCGTTATCGTTCTTGCTGAAGGCCGCCTCGTAAACCTTGGTTGCGCTACAGGTCACCCCAGCTTCGTAATGTCCAACAGCTTCACCAACCAGGCTCTTGCACAGATCGACCTCGCCCAGAATGACTACGAACCTAAAGTTATGATCCTCTCCAAGAAGCTCGACGAAGAAGTTGCAAGACTTCACCTCGCACGTCTTGGTGTTGAGCTTGATGTTCTCTCCAAGGAACAGGCCGATTACATCAGTGTCGATGTCGACGGTCCCTACAAGCCCGATCACTACCGCTACTAA
- a CDS encoding metalloregulator ArsR/SmtB family transcription factor — protein MEILKFSKALSDEIRIRLLAMLRDNELNVGEVVQVLGMSQPRVSRHLKIMHESGLLESRREGLWNFYRLARAGSGNRFAESISWLIENEPEVEEDRHRVAKVLAERNMETRKFFDEIAEDWERLQSDVFGEFNLDSELLTLVERCNVGVDLGCGNGSLLESLLSKCKTVIGVDSSPKMLELAEKRLGNHPDVSLRIGELTHLPLRDWEADLTFISMVLHHLPRPDKAVAEAARTLSSGGKLVIADFLSHSNERMRSEFGDRRLGFTEEELGGWMQDAGLGSVDIRRYPVNEGLTVLVCIATKK, from the coding sequence ATGGAAATTTTGAAATTCAGCAAGGCACTGTCCGATGAGATTCGTATCAGGCTTTTGGCCATGTTGCGGGATAATGAACTTAATGTTGGTGAAGTTGTGCAGGTCTTGGGCATGTCCCAGCCGCGTGTTTCCCGGCATTTGAAAATTATGCATGAGAGCGGTCTTCTGGAATCCAGAAGGGAAGGTCTCTGGAATTTCTACCGTCTGGCCCGCGCAGGAAGCGGTAATCGTTTTGCAGAATCCATCAGCTGGCTCATAGAAAATGAACCGGAGGTCGAAGAAGATCGCCACCGTGTAGCAAAGGTTCTGGCAGAGCGTAACATGGAGACACGCAAATTTTTTGATGAAATTGCTGAAGACTGGGAACGCTTGCAGAGCGATGTCTTCGGTGAATTCAATCTGGACAGCGAACTGCTGACCCTTGTGGAACGTTGCAATGTGGGCGTAGACCTCGGTTGCGGAAACGGTTCCCTGCTGGAGAGCCTGCTGTCCAAATGTAAAACCGTCATAGGGGTGGACAGTTCTCCCAAGATGCTTGAACTGGCCGAGAAACGATTGGGCAACCATCCTGATGTGAGCCTGCGTATTGGTGAGCTGACCCACCTGCCTCTGCGCGACTGGGAAGCGGACCTGACTTTTATTTCCATGGTCCTGCATCACCTGCCGCGCCCGGACAAAGCTGTGGCGGAAGCAGCCCGGACCCTTTCCAGCGGCGGTAAGCTGGTAATTGCCGATTTCCTTTCGCATTCCAACGAGCGCATGCGCAGCGAATTCGGTGACCGCAGACTGGGATTCACAGAAGAAGAGCTTGGCGGATGGATGCAGGACGCAGGACTCGGGTCCGTGGATATTCGCCGTTATCCAGTAAATGAAGGACTGACAGTCCTTGTATGCATAGCAACAAAAAAATAA
- a CDS encoding DUF721 domain-containing protein — protein sequence MAAKKKYNGPRKHVFHPRQRKIRHMGEAMGDYVSSMDGEYKLMIPRLWKAWPELMGELSEFAKPLGHRKRTLILASEDSVAAQELSYFAPEILERINSFFGKEVFDKVLFELLNGRVPLDGYELKRTEFKDAKIKKPGKIGGLKDKFDPESAVGRCYLKYVRLFEKS from the coding sequence ATGGCAGCAAAAAAAAAATATAACGGTCCCCGCAAGCATGTCTTTCATCCCCGGCAGCGCAAAATACGCCACATGGGAGAGGCCATGGGCGACTATGTTTCGAGCATGGACGGTGAGTATAAACTCATGATTCCAAGGCTTTGGAAGGCATGGCCCGAGTTGATGGGCGAACTGTCCGAGTTTGCCAAACCACTTGGGCACCGCAAGCGGACATTGATCCTTGCATCGGAAGACTCAGTGGCTGCTCAAGAGCTGTCCTACTTTGCCCCGGAGATCCTTGAGAGAATAAATTCATTTTTTGGTAAAGAAGTCTTTGACAAGGTACTGTTTGAGCTGCTAAACGGCAGGGTTCCATTGGACGGGTACGAATTGAAGCGTACTGAGTTCAAGGACGCCAAGATCAAGAAACCCGGCAAAATAGGCGGGTTGAAAGACAAATTTGATCCAGAATCGGCGGTCGGAAGATGTTATCTGAAATACGTCCGCCTTTTTGAAAAATCATAA